AATCTACGGCGGCGATTTTATCGAGCAGATCATCGTTTTTGAAAACACAAAAACAAGCGCAACCTTTTTACAATACCTGCAGTCTGAGCTATTTGTGGAGACATCAAGCTATCCGATCAATACAAATCACATCATGAATGAGATCATGCAAGAAGAGATAACACTATGAAATTTAGCTTCATCACTCCAGAACCAAGACCGCTTCTATCTATCTTTAGTAAGCTCTGGCTAAGCCTCATCGGCTTTGTCTTTGTGGTGCTTTTAGTGGCAAATTTCTTCATCGTTTATAAAAACTACTCAACCAAGAAAAATATAGAATTTCTAGCAAATGAGCAAAAAGAGCTTAGCCAAAAGATAGTCACTACGGATGAAATTTCAGCCAAGCTTGCTGTGCAGATAGACTCAGCAAACGACATCTTTACGTCAAATTCTATCCTAAAGCAAAGCTTGCACAACCTTTTTGACCTTGTGCCTGATAGCATCACGCTTGAAGAGGTCTTTATGGATAAAAACTCACTCATCATCCGCGGCATAACGCCCACAAAGGATGTCTTTAACCAGCTTTTAGCGTCGCCACTAAGGTCGATTTTCACCACGTCAAACACTAGCTTTTATCAGAGCAAAAACGGCTGGTACGGCTTTATAAGCACAAATAAGATTGATAATTCTGAGGGATATAATGAGTAAAAAAGATACGAGCTTAGAAAAAATCGACCCAGTAAAGCTTTTACTTTTTATATTTGCTTTTATCATAGTTTGCTTCATTATGATATTTGGCTTTATCGTTCCAAATATAAAAGAATTTAAAAGCCTCTCAAGACAAAACTACTCGCAAACCTCATCATACACGAAGGTAAAAAATGAATTTGAAGCTAAATTTAAAGCACTTGAGGCGACAAGACAAA
Above is a window of Campylobacter concisus DNA encoding:
- a CDS encoding membrane protein codes for the protein MKFSFITPEPRPLLSIFSKLWLSLIGFVFVVLLVANFFIVYKNYSTKKNIEFLANEQKELSQKIVTTDEISAKLAVQIDSANDIFTSNSILKQSLHNLFDLVPDSITLEEVFMDKNSLIIRGITPTKDVFNQLLASPLRSIFTTSNTSFYQSKNGWYGFISTNKIDNSEGYNE